From Bacteroidales bacterium, one genomic window encodes:
- the galE gene encoding UDP-glucose 4-epimerase GalE, whose protein sequence is MKNKGLILITGATGYIGSHTVVELINAGYDVVGVDNFYNSTAKVLDGIKKIVGFNIKFEQVDCSDYKAFEKVFDKYPQIEGAIHFAACKAVGESIEKPLLYYRNNIVSLLNLIDLMKKKAKRANIVFSSSCTVYGQPAKKYLPIPETAPLVKSPSPYGKSKQMAEDILSDSVVAFPELKVCALRYFNPIGAHPTAYIGELPNGVPMNLVPFITQTAAGIRDHLNVFGDDYNTPDGSCIRDYIYVVDLAKAHVKALDKLLGEEPQAKKAAVKKIVVAKNSPYPAAEASGRWFVYNLGTGKGLSVLQLVKGFIKATGVKFNYVIAPRRKGDVEQVWADPSKAKKELGWKAATPIAEVLKSAWKWQQTLPKK, encoded by the coding sequence ATGAAAAATAAAGGTCTTATTTTAATTACGGGGGCTACAGGCTACATTGGCTCTCACACAGTTGTTGAATTAATTAATGCCGGGTATGATGTTGTGGGGGTGGATAATTTTTACAATTCCACCGCAAAAGTACTAGATGGAATTAAAAAAATAGTTGGATTCAATATAAAGTTTGAACAAGTAGATTGCTCTGATTATAAGGCCTTTGAAAAAGTATTTGATAAGTACCCGCAAATTGAGGGAGCTATTCATTTTGCAGCGTGCAAAGCTGTTGGAGAGAGCATAGAGAAGCCGTTGCTATATTACCGCAACAATATTGTATCTCTTCTGAATTTGATTGATTTGATGAAGAAGAAGGCAAAGCGCGCTAACATTGTATTCTCCTCATCTTGCACTGTTTACGGACAGCCGGCCAAGAAATATCTTCCAATTCCGGAAACTGCTCCGCTTGTAAAATCACCATCTCCCTATGGAAAATCAAAGCAGATGGCGGAGGATATTTTATCCGATAGCGTAGTTGCTTTTCCTGAGTTAAAAGTCTGTGCGCTAAGGTATTTCAATCCAATAGGCGCGCATCCGACTGCATATATCGGAGAACTTCCAAACGGAGTTCCAATGAATCTTGTACCATTTATCACCCAGACCGCTGCAGGAATCAGGGACCATTTGAATGTTTTTGGCGATGACTATAATACTCCCGACGGCTCATGCATAAGGGATTACATCTATGTTGTGGATTTGGCAAAGGCTCATGTAAAAGCTTTGGACAAACTTCTTGGAGAAGAACCGCAGGCAAAAAAAGCCGCAGTTAAGAAAATAGTTGTAGCAAAAAATTCACCTTATCCTGCTGCCGAAGCAAGCGGAAGATGGTTTGTTTATAATCTTGGAACAGGCAAGGGACTCTCTGTCCTTCAGCTTGTTAAGGGCTTTATCAAGGCAACCGGAGTTAAATTCAATTATGTAATTGCCCCTCGCCGAAAAGGTGATGTTGAGCAAGTTTGGGCTGACCCATCTAAAGCCAAAAAAGAGCTTGGCTGGAAAGCCGCAACTCCTATAGCTGAAGTATTGAAATCTGCATGGAAGTGGCAGCAGACTTTGCCAAAAAAATAG
- a CDS encoding alkaline phosphatase, producing the protein MFVVSASYAKTPVKKQAPRAKYVFFFIGDGMGFSHVSLTEAYLATENGHVPGSDPLCFTQFPVMGMATTYSYSNMITCSSAAATALATGHKTRNNIVGMGPDSTNLRQFTYFLHDAGVKIGIMTTVTIDHATPAGFYAHSADRDGYYDIAMQLPKSGFDFFGGGGFDGVNNKKIANAKKNIYDNVAKCGYTVAYGVDDYKAKKAAGAKKMILFQSDTSRVNDILPYVMERGPKDLTLKQVVTSAIDFLYKPNDKGFFMMCEGGKIDWAAHDNDMTGVITETIDMDEAIKVAFEFYKKHPKETLIVVTADHETGGLTLGRTKGYTYDLSGVDVTLKKVQKEKITVDNYLKQEPVDSLSKVAHIGWTTSSHTGGAVPVFAVGACSQMFSGRQNNIDLPKKIYKAMGFGELKN; encoded by the coding sequence ATGTTTGTTGTTTCAGCATCTTATGCAAAGACACCGGTGAAGAAACAGGCTCCAAGGGCCAAGTATGTTTTCTTTTTTATTGGAGATGGAATGGGCTTTTCCCATGTCTCTCTTACTGAGGCATATCTTGCTACAGAAAATGGTCACGTTCCGGGAAGCGATCCGCTTTGTTTTACGCAGTTTCCGGTTATGGGAATGGCAACAACTTATTCTTACAGCAATATGATTACTTGTTCTTCTGCCGCTGCAACTGCTTTGGCTACAGGGCATAAGACAAGAAATAATATTGTCGGGATGGGACCGGACTCTACAAATTTGAGACAGTTTACTTATTTTTTGCATGATGCCGGAGTTAAGATTGGAATCATGACTACCGTCACGATAGATCATGCTACGCCTGCCGGTTTTTATGCGCATTCAGCTGACAGGGACGGGTATTATGATATAGCAATGCAGCTTCCAAAGAGCGGTTTTGACTTTTTTGGAGGCGGCGGTTTTGACGGCGTTAACAACAAAAAAATTGCAAATGCAAAAAAGAATATTTATGATAACGTTGCAAAGTGCGGATATACAGTTGCTTATGGAGTAGATGATTATAAAGCAAAGAAAGCCGCAGGCGCAAAAAAAATGATTCTTTTCCAGTCTGACACATCCAGAGTTAATGATATCCTTCCTTATGTGATGGAGAGAGGTCCAAAGGATTTAACTCTTAAGCAGGTAGTTACATCTGCAATAGATTTTCTTTACAAGCCTAATGACAAAGGATTTTTTATGATGTGTGAGGGAGGAAAGATTGATTGGGCCGCTCATGATAATGACATGACTGGTGTTATTACAGAAACCATTGATATGGATGAAGCTATAAAAGTGGCTTTTGAATTTTATAAGAAACATCCAAAAGAGACTTTAATAGTTGTAACTGCCGATCATGAAACCGGCGGTCTAACTCTTGGACGTACAAAGGGTTACACTTATGATTTATCCGGAGTGGATGTTACTTTAAAGAAAGTTCAGAAGGAAAAAATTACCGTTGATAATTATTTGAAGCAGGAGCCTGTTGATTCTTTGAGCAAGGTGGCGCACATTGGATGGACTACCAGTTCACATACAGGAGGAGCCGTTCCCGTTTTTGCCGTAGGCGCTTGCAGTCAGATGTTTAGCGGAAGACAAAATAATATTGACCTGCCTAAGAAAATCTATAAGGCTATGGGATTTGGCGAGTTAAAGAATTAG
- the udk gene encoding uridine kinase yields MLIIGIAGGTGSGKTTVVNKLKKLLKPEDVVVISQDSYYKDSSNLTPEEKAVHNFDHPNSIDFDLLISDLKKLKAGKSIEEPVYSYVTCSRSTTETVHIEPATIIIIEGILIFTCEELRKLLDILVFVDADADDRLSRVIRRDTQERGKNVEQVLKRYQETVKPMHLQFIEPSKRYANIIVPQGGHNTVAINILVATIEKALKGKIALK; encoded by the coding sequence ATGTTAATCATTGGAATTGCCGGCGGGACCGGTTCCGGAAAAACAACTGTTGTAAACAAGCTGAAAAAATTGTTGAAGCCGGAGGATGTGGTTGTCATCTCTCAAGATTCTTATTACAAGGATAGCAGCAATCTTACTCCGGAGGAGAAGGCGGTGCACAATTTTGACCACCCCAATTCTATTGATTTTGATTTGCTTATAAGCGATTTAAAAAAGCTGAAGGCGGGGAAGAGCATAGAGGAGCCGGTTTATTCTTATGTCACGTGTTCCAGGTCAACAACGGAAACTGTTCATATTGAGCCTGCTACAATTATTATTATTGAGGGCATTTTGATTTTCACTTGTGAGGAGCTACGCAAATTGCTTGATATATTGGTGTTTGTGGATGCAGATGCTGATGACCGCCTGAGCAGAGTGATTAGAAGAGATACTCAGGAGAGAGGCAAAAATGTTGAGCAGGTTCTTAAGAGATATCAGGAAACAGTAAAGCCCATGCATCTTCAGTTCATTGAGCCAAGCAAGAGATATGCAAATATAATTGTGCCGCAGGGAGGTCACAATACTGTAGCTATCAATATTTTAGTGGCTACAATAGAGAAAGCCCTGAAGGGGAAGATTGCATTAAAATAG
- a CDS encoding type I asparaginase — protein sequence MKRKLLLIYTGGTIGMKQDAKTLALVPFDFSQIQEEVPELKKFGYNIDTYSFNPVIDSSDVAPDFWVKLSLLIKKNYGKYDGFVVLHGTDTMSYTASALSFMLENLEKPVVLTGSQLPIGMLRTDGKENIISSIEIAAAVRKDGRAMVPEVCIYFESQLYRGNRTTKYNAENFRAFRSANYPVLADVGIHIKYNTSVINYPAKWDKPLKISTKLDTNVAIVKIFPGISPEAVDAAFNIKGCRAVILETYGSGNAPTNREFLDSIKRGVKKGVIIVDVTQCQAGSVDMCAYATGAALKKIGVICGYDSTTEAALAKLFVLMGKYADIEKVKKNMLINLRGEVTI from the coding sequence ATGAAAAGAAAGCTATTGCTGATTTATACCGGCGGAACAATAGGAATGAAGCAAGACGCAAAAACTCTGGCGCTTGTTCCTTTTGATTTCAGCCAGATTCAGGAGGAGGTTCCGGAGCTTAAAAAATTTGGGTATAATATTGATACATACTCATTTAACCCGGTCATTGATTCTTCTGATGTTGCTCCGGATTTTTGGGTAAAATTGTCTCTCCTTATTAAGAAAAATTATGGTAAATATGATGGTTTTGTTGTGCTTCACGGCACAGACACAATGTCGTATACCGCTTCTGCTCTGAGCTTTATGCTGGAGAATCTGGAAAAGCCGGTAGTGCTTACAGGCAGCCAGCTCCCGATAGGAATGTTAAGGACAGACGGAAAGGAAAATATCATATCCTCTATTGAAATTGCCGCGGCGGTGAGAAAAGATGGCAGGGCGATGGTCCCTGAAGTTTGCATATACTTTGAGAGTCAGCTATATAGAGGGAACAGGACAACAAAATACAATGCCGAGAACTTTAGAGCTTTCAGATCCGCAAATTATCCCGTGCTGGCTGATGTCGGCATACATATTAAGTATAATACATCTGTCATAAATTATCCTGCAAAGTGGGATAAACCTTTGAAAATTAGCACAAAACTAGATACCAACGTTGCGATAGTAAAGATATTCCCCGGAATATCTCCGGAGGCAGTGGATGCAGCCTTTAACATTAAGGGTTGCAGGGCTGTTATTTTGGAGACTTACGGTTCCGGCAATGCTCCTACCAACAGGGAGTTCCTGGATAGCATTAAAAGAGGAGTTAAAAAGGGGGTTATAATTGTGGATGTTACACAATGTCAGGCAGGTAGCGTTGACATGTGCGCATACGCAACAGGCGCGGCATTAAAGAAAATAGGGGTTATATGCGGTTATGACAGCACTACTGAGGCCGCCTTGGCCAAATTATTTGTTTTAATGGGTAAATATGCTGATATAGAAAAAGTTAAGAAAAATATGTTGATAAATTTGAGGGGAGAGGTTACAATTTAG
- a CDS encoding biopolymer transporter ExbD: MATKETPQINASSQADIAFLLLVFFLVTTTMDVDKGIQRRLPPMQEHQQQQDVKINRRNVIIVKINSNDRILVGSQPMDVSQIKDKIVEFITNPANDPNLPERETINVKGFGNYAVSKGVVSLQNDRGTSYNAYIQVQNEIVRAFDEVRDAFAMQNYGKKYAALDEDHQKIVRDAIPQSISEAEPRDVRGK, encoded by the coding sequence ATGGCTACTAAAGAAACTCCTCAGATTAACGCAAGTTCGCAAGCCGATATTGCATTCTTGCTTCTGGTTTTCTTCCTGGTTACAACAACCATGGATGTAGATAAAGGTATTCAGAGACGTTTACCTCCTATGCAAGAGCACCAGCAGCAGCAAGATGTAAAGATCAACCGTAGAAATGTGATCATTGTTAAGATTAACTCCAATGATAGAATTTTGGTTGGTTCTCAGCCTATGGACGTGAGTCAAATCAAGGATAAAATAGTTGAATTTATTACCAATCCTGCAAACGATCCTAATCTTCCGGAAAGAGAGACTATCAACGTTAAGGGATTTGGCAATTATGCGGTTTCCAAGGGTGTTGTTTCCTTGCAGAATGACCGTGGTACTAGTTACAATGCTTACATACAAGTTCAAAATGAAATTGTTAGAGCATTTGATGAGGTCCGCGACGCGTTTGCAATGCAAAACTATGGAAAGAAGTATGCTGCGCTGGATGAGGATCATCAGAAGATAGTTCGTGATGCAATACCTCAGAGTATTTCAGAGGCAGAACCAAGAGATGTTAGAGGCAAATAG
- a CDS encoding GDSL-type esterase/lipase family protein, with translation MSFRKSNIFIAAVLHVVIFSAAVFAVLTASMLKADAQDLVKTATEAQNLNPMAQKDGAKYTNYYYTRLEQFAKESPICKEDIVFLGNSLIEGGKWDTYFPAANQRLARRGGAIRNRGIIGDIADGISDRLGDVVKGEPKKIFLITGANDVSHDLTADSIIVLVKNLVEKIKAETPRTKIYMMSLLPINESFKRYKRLTGKTAMISEINAGLAEVARKEHVKFINLYPLFLAGGKADLNMPAKDQVMNPAISPDGLHVTAEGYAIWAKAIKRYVR, from the coding sequence ATGTCATTTAGAAAAAGTAATATATTTATTGCTGCAGTTCTGCACGTGGTAATTTTTTCCGCGGCTGTTTTTGCTGTGCTGACGGCGTCTATGCTAAAAGCTGATGCTCAGGATCTTGTAAAGACTGCTACCGAGGCTCAGAACCTAAATCCGATGGCGCAGAAAGATGGGGCTAAGTACACTAATTATTATTATACAAGACTTGAACAGTTTGCAAAGGAGAGTCCGATTTGCAAAGAAGACATTGTTTTTCTTGGCAACTCTTTAATAGAAGGTGGCAAATGGGATACTTATTTTCCTGCTGCAAATCAGAGGCTTGCAAGAAGGGGAGGGGCTATCAGAAACCGCGGAATTATTGGTGACATAGCAGATGGAATTTCTGACAGATTGGGAGATGTTGTTAAAGGAGAGCCTAAAAAAATATTTTTAATTACCGGGGCCAATGATGTAAGTCATGATTTAACAGCAGATTCTATTATTGTTTTGGTAAAAAATTTAGTTGAAAAAATAAAGGCTGAAACTCCCCGTACAAAAATTTATATGATGAGCTTGCTCCCTATAAATGAGAGTTTTAAAAGATATAAAAGATTGACCGGCAAGACCGCTATGATTTCTGAAATTAATGCGGGTTTGGCAGAGGTGGCTCGCAAAGAACACGTTAAGTTTATAAATTTGTACCCGCTGTTTCTGGCGGGAGGCAAGGCTGACCTCAACATGCCGGCAAAGGACCAGGTGATGAATCCGGCTATATCTCCTGATGGATTGCACGTTACGGCGGAGGGTTATGCCATTTGGGCGAAGGCGATAAAAAGATACGTGAGATAG
- the asnS gene encoding asparagine--tRNA ligase → MGEIQRKNIKQLFQEKPGSEVVVKGWVRTKRGNKNVAFIAMNDGSTVKNIQVVCDGQKFSEESLKDVTTGACLCVKGKLVESMGKGQSVEVQAESVEIYGTADVATYPLQKKGHSMEFLREIAHMRMRTNTFGCVFRIRNAMAFAIHKYFNERGFYYLHTPLITESDCEGAGEMFQVTTMDLNNIPKTKDGKVNFEDDFFGKQTALTVSGQLEGELGATALGKIYTFGPTFRAENSNTPRHLAEFWMIEPEMAFYDINDNMELAEDFIKHLVQYALDNCAEDLQFLNDMFDKGLIERLKGVVDTKFQRLEYTDGIDILMKSGKKFEYPVSWGIDLQSEHERYLVEEYFKKPVIVTGYPKDIKAFYMKQNDDGKTVKAMDVLFPKIGEIIGGSEREASYEKLMNRINELKMDTKNLWWYIDTRKWGTCPHSGFGLGFERLLLFVTGMANIRDVIPFPRTPKNADF, encoded by the coding sequence ATGGGCGAAATTCAGAGAAAAAACATTAAGCAGCTGTTCCAGGAGAAGCCTGGTAGTGAAGTTGTTGTAAAGGGATGGGTAAGAACAAAAAGAGGAAATAAAAATGTTGCTTTCATTGCAATGAATGATGGAAGCACCGTTAAAAATATTCAAGTTGTTTGTGACGGACAAAAATTCTCTGAGGAGAGTTTGAAGGACGTTACAACCGGTGCATGTCTTTGCGTTAAAGGTAAACTTGTTGAGAGCATGGGCAAGGGACAGAGCGTAGAGGTTCAGGCTGAAAGCGTTGAGATTTACGGGACTGCAGATGTTGCAACTTATCCTCTTCAGAAGAAGGGACACTCAATGGAGTTTTTGAGAGAGATTGCTCACATGAGAATGAGGACCAATACTTTTGGATGCGTCTTTAGAATCAGGAACGCAATGGCATTTGCCATTCATAAATATTTTAATGAGAGAGGTTTCTACTATCTTCATACTCCGCTGATTACAGAGTCTGATTGCGAGGGTGCCGGAGAGATGTTCCAGGTAACCACCATGGATTTGAATAATATTCCAAAGACAAAAGACGGCAAGGTAAATTTTGAGGATGATTTCTTTGGAAAGCAAACAGCTCTTACTGTTAGCGGTCAGCTGGAAGGAGAACTTGGAGCAACAGCTCTAGGAAAGATTTACACTTTTGGTCCTACGTTCCGTGCAGAGAATTCAAATACTCCAAGACATCTTGCAGAGTTTTGGATGATTGAGCCGGAGATGGCTTTCTATGATATCAATGATAATATGGAGCTTGCGGAAGATTTTATTAAGCATCTTGTTCAGTATGCTTTGGATAACTGTGCGGAGGATTTGCAGTTCTTGAACGATATGTTTGACAAAGGTCTTATTGAGCGTCTTAAAGGTGTGGTTGACACCAAGTTCCAGAGACTTGAGTACACAGATGGGATTGATATTCTTATGAAGAGCGGAAAGAAATTTGAGTATCCGGTTAGCTGGGGAATTGATTTGCAGAGCGAGCATGAGAGATATCTTGTAGAGGAATATTTTAAGAAACCTGTAATTGTAACTGGTTATCCTAAGGATATTAAAGCATTCTACATGAAGCAAAATGATGACGGAAAAACCGTTAAGGCAATGGACGTTTTGTTCCCTAAGATTGGAGAAATTATCGGCGGTTCAGAGAGGGAGGCTTCTTATGAAAAATTGATGAACAGAATCAATGAGCTTAAGATGGACACCAAGAATTTGTGGTGGTATATTGACACAAGGAAATGGGGGACTTGTCCTCACAGCGGCTTTGGTCTTGGCTTTGAGAGACTGCTTTTGTTTGTTACGGGCATGGCCAATATCAGAGATGTGATACCATTCCCAAGAACTCCAAAAAATGCTGATTTTTAG
- a CDS encoding biopolymer transporter ExbD, protein MGRFRESNKKKAPAISTASLPDVVFMLLFFFMISTSFRQTNKLVTVKLPEATENVKLERKDLASYIYVGTPIPSKQIQFGTDARIQLNDSFRTVGDIRDFIASEREGMAEGDKELMTVSIKADENVRMGIISDIKQELRRCSALKIMYVARTRSTAAKLAD, encoded by the coding sequence ATGGGAAGATTTAGAGAAAGTAATAAAAAGAAAGCTCCGGCAATTAGCACTGCATCACTTCCTGATGTTGTGTTCATGTTGCTGTTCTTCTTTATGATTTCAACTTCATTCCGCCAGACTAATAAGTTGGTTACGGTTAAATTGCCGGAGGCAACTGAGAATGTCAAGCTGGAGAGAAAGGATTTGGCTTCATATATCTACGTTGGTACGCCTATACCTTCTAAGCAGATACAGTTTGGAACAGACGCACGTATCCAATTAAATGATTCATTTAGAACAGTTGGCGATATCCGCGACTTCATAGCCTCTGAAAGAGAGGGTATGGCGGAGGGAGACAAGGAATTAATGACTGTTTCCATTAAAGCTGATGAGAACGTCCGCATGGGTATCATTTCCGATATCAAGCAAGAGCTAAGACGTTGCTCCGCTCTAAAAATCATGTATGTTGCACGTACAAGGTCTACAGCTGCAAAACTTGCTGACTAG
- a CDS encoding cold-shock protein produces MKEGTVKFFNSEKGFGFIIPTDGTEDIFVHRTGLKEGVRLTEGDKVKYDEAQGKKGMNAVNVEKI; encoded by the coding sequence ATGAAAGAAGGAACAGTAAAATTCTTCAACTCTGAGAAGGGATTTGGTTTTATAATCCCAACAGACGGTACCGAGGACATCTTCGTACACAGAACAGGCCTTAAAGAAGGCGTTAGACTTACCGAGGGTGACAAGGTAAAGTATGATGAGGCGCAAGGTAAGAAGGGAATGAACGCAGTTAATGTTGAGAAAATATAA
- a CDS encoding MotA/TolQ/ExbB proton channel family protein, translated as MKKIFMFLAVAGIMAFTAQNAVAQDSTKAAPATSAQAAPAPAQASQMSSQELMGGSSDQPIYQQIKIKFIEGGPGFMATIILCLIFGLAIAIERIIYLNLASTDTDKLVKKVDEALNNGGVDAAKEICRNTRGPVASIFYQGLCRMDQGLDVVEKSITSYGSVQMGQLESGLTWIALFIALAPMLGFLGTVVGMVQAFDAIESAGDISPTVVAGGIKVALITTIGGLIVAIILQLFYNYIVSRIDSIVNGMENASISFVDVLTHFSNKK; from the coding sequence ATGAAAAAAATTTTCATGTTTTTGGCAGTCGCTGGCATTATGGCCTTTACTGCCCAGAACGCAGTTGCACAGGACTCTACAAAGGCTGCTCCTGCAACGTCAGCTCAAGCTGCTCCTGCCCCTGCACAAGCTTCTCAGATGTCATCTCAGGAACTAATGGGTGGAAGTTCTGACCAGCCTATTTATCAGCAGATTAAGATTAAGTTCATTGAAGGAGGTCCCGGATTCATGGCTACAATCATCTTGTGCCTTATCTTTGGACTTGCTATTGCAATTGAAAGAATTATATATCTTAACCTTGCAAGCACAGACACAGACAAACTTGTAAAGAAGGTTGATGAGGCTCTTAACAATGGTGGCGTTGACGCAGCAAAGGAAATTTGCCGTAACACTCGCGGACCAGTTGCAAGTATCTTCTATCAGGGTCTTTGCCGTATGGATCAAGGTTTGGATGTTGTTGAGAAGTCAATCACTTCTTACGGTTCAGTTCAGATGGGTCAGCTAGAGAGCGGACTTACTTGGATTGCATTGTTCATCGCTTTGGCTCCTATGTTGGGATTCCTTGGAACAGTTGTTGGAATGGTTCAGGCATTTGATGCTATCGAGTCAGCAGGAGATATTTCTCCAACCGTTGTTGCCGGTGGTATTAAAGTCGCTTTGATCACTACCATTGGTGGTTTGATCGTCGCTATTATCCTTCAGTTGTTCTATAACTACATCGTATCTAGAATTGATAGCATCGTAAACGGAATGGAAAATGCTTCCATCAGCTTTGTTGATGTTTTAACTCACTTTAGCAATAAAAAATAA
- the gltX gene encoding glutamate--tRNA ligase — protein MKDKVTRVRFAPSPTGPLHMGGVRTALYNYLYAKQQGGVFVLRIEDTDSQRFVPGAEKYIIESLKWCNILPTEGIDKEGNVVETPSAEHPFAPYRQSQRKPIYRKYAEQLIASGNAYYAFDTPEELDAKRQEAEANHSTFIYNFQNRNQLRNSLTMPADEVEKLLKTTNHWTIRFKIPEGETVAMDDLIRGHIEVETNTLDDKVLWKAVDELPTYHLANIVDDHLMEITEVIRGAEWLPSLPLHYLLYKAFGWQDSQPRFAHLSLLLKPDGKGKLSKRDGDRLGFPVFPLKWTSPTGEVSRGYREDGYYPEAFVNMLALLGWNPGTEQEIFTLDELAKVFSFDRVIKSGARFNPEKAKWFNEQYLRMRTPEQLAKEFIPILQNSEAQCPAVSDLKFITQVCGLIKERAHFVGDFSGICKCLFKAPENYEEKDVAKFCKPEIKAAMEKMLEHIKAAKVEDYPSGGKNSEDIDTYKTQCCNKIEEMLTSFINENGWKMGSIMNTIRLYLTGTSCGLGIADLIYFMGKEEAVKRIEKGITKTF, from the coding sequence ATGAAAGATAAAGTTACAAGAGTAAGATTTGCTCCAAGTCCTACGGGTCCTCTTCACATGGGAGGCGTGAGGACAGCGCTATACAACTACCTTTATGCAAAACAGCAAGGAGGCGTATTTGTGCTAAGAATAGAGGATACAGATTCTCAAAGATTTGTACCGGGAGCCGAAAAATATATTATTGAATCTTTAAAATGGTGCAATATACTCCCGACAGAAGGTATTGATAAAGAGGGAAATGTAGTTGAAACTCCAAGTGCGGAGCACCCTTTTGCCCCCTATCGCCAAAGTCAGAGAAAGCCCATATATCGCAAATATGCAGAACAGCTTATTGCAAGCGGCAATGCATATTATGCATTTGATACTCCGGAAGAGCTGGACGCAAAAAGGCAAGAAGCAGAGGCAAATCACTCCACATTCATCTATAATTTCCAGAACCGCAATCAGTTAAGGAATTCTTTAACTATGCCCGCTGATGAAGTTGAAAAACTTTTAAAGACAACAAATCACTGGACAATCAGATTCAAAATTCCGGAAGGAGAAACGGTAGCAATGGACGATTTAATCCGCGGCCACATAGAGGTTGAAACAAATACGCTGGATGACAAAGTTTTATGGAAAGCGGTGGATGAACTTCCTACATACCATCTTGCAAACATAGTGGATGACCATCTTATGGAAATAACGGAAGTAATCCGCGGTGCGGAATGGCTTCCTTCACTTCCTCTGCATTACCTTCTATATAAGGCATTTGGCTGGCAAGATTCTCAGCCGCGCTTTGCACATCTTTCTCTTTTGCTTAAACCGGACGGCAAAGGAAAACTTAGCAAGAGAGATGGTGACCGTCTTGGATTTCCCGTCTTCCCTCTTAAATGGACCAGCCCAACAGGTGAGGTATCAAGAGGTTACAGAGAAGATGGATATTATCCGGAAGCTTTTGTAAACATGCTTGCGCTGCTTGGATGGAATCCGGGAACAGAGCAGGAAATTTTTACGCTTGATGAACTTGCCAAAGTATTTTCTTTTGACAGAGTTATAAAATCGGGCGCACGCTTTAATCCGGAAAAGGCAAAATGGTTTAATGAACAATACCTTAGGATGAGAACTCCTGAACAACTTGCAAAAGAATTCATACCAATCTTGCAAAATTCTGAGGCCCAATGTCCTGCAGTATCAGACTTAAAATTTATAACTCAAGTTTGCGGCTTAATAAAAGAACGCGCTCACTTTGTAGGAGACTTCAGCGGAATTTGCAAATGCCTTTTCAAGGCTCCGGAAAATTATGAAGAAAAAGATGTAGCAAAATTCTGCAAACCTGAAATCAAAGCAGCAATGGAGAAAATGCTTGAACATATCAAGGCTGCCAAAGTAGAAGATTATCCGTCGGGAGGAAAAAATTCAGAAGATATTGACACTTACAAAACTCAGTGCTGCAACAAAATAGAGGAAATGCTTACAAGCTTCATCAATGAGAACGGATGGAAGATGGGAAGCATAATGAATACTATTCGTCTTTATTTAACGGGAACTTCCTGCGGCCTTGGAATTGCCGATTTGATTTATTTCATGGGCAAGGAAGAGGCGGTGAAAAGAATAGAGAAAGGAATAACTAAAACATTTTAA